Genomic segment of Panicum virgatum strain AP13 chromosome 2K, P.virgatum_v5, whole genome shotgun sequence:
CAGAGTCCCCCGGAATGAGCTCCATCACCGACGACGACCGCGCCGCAGAAGCTTTGACAGCCGGCCTCCACTCCACCGAGCCAGCACTAGAAGCAGCCCGACAGAAGCACGCCTTGTGTCCGGACTTGGAGCACAGGAGGCAGCGTCGAGGATCACGGCACTAGGCAATGCGGTGGTCGCGAGCAAAGCACTTGAAACACCGATCCCCAGCCCATTTGCCCTAACCACCTATCCGCATTGGACGGTTCACGTCCCTCTGGCTTAATCCGACAGCTAGTGGGTGACGTGGCCCTAATGGGTGCCTACTTTTGATGCAGAAGGCAAATCGTAAATAGAGTTTTGGCCCCCTTATTAGGCCCGTTTTGACAGAAGGTAACAGAAACTGTATGGATGCAAGTCACTGAACCAAATGCATATCGTTTTGCAAGGACCCAGCAGCTTTCAAGTACGATGACCGTTCCATCAAATGTTTCGTGAAAGAAGGCAAAGAAAACAAGTGCTGCATCAATATAAACACAGCAAGACTTGTATGAACAGAAGCTTACCACATCTAACCAACAGCTACTGTAGGAACTTGTCTGTTGTCAGTTGTTACATGCTATATAAACCACATAACCACTAAATTAATGGGATGATACAGATCAAATACTACATACCTTCAAggccctctcccctctctttcCATCAGCCTATTCTCTGCTCTAATGATTCTTCTCCCCCCACACAACATGgggctaaaaaaagaaaagaaaactaaGATGAAAATTAAACATTTCAGGATACAGATGCGGTATTAGCAAAACCATTAGCTACTTTTGGCAGCGGTGGCTTCTTGTAGTTTGCTAGACTACAATGGGGGCAGATGTATTCCAATCCATCTGTCTTCGCGTAATCctgccaacaaaaaaaaagaaagaaaaaccagCTGGTGAAATAAAGCTAGTGACTTCAGGAAAGGGTAAGATGGTgaatttctttaattttttacCTTGAAAGTGCCTAGCCCTTGTCGTCTGTCACAACCAAAGTGGGCCCATTCACCACATAAACCACAGTTCACCCAATCACCAGGTGCGCTACTGGAATTACATAAAAGGAGGTCTTAGATTCAATCATGACAATACGAGTATTGAAGCAGACAGATTGAATGAATATGCCACCAAACCTGTGACAAAGTAAGCAGCATTCGCCATCCACATCATCATGCGCTAACTCATATTCCAACAAGTATGTCTCATAATGCCTTTTCAATGTGTTCCCTACAccctaaatatatatatagaaaagtACAGTTATAATGCAGATTGACTAGATTCAATATAAGGTTGTCCCCAAGTCCTTCAGCAAGAAGCTAAAAGGCAGGATCAGAAGGTAAAGAAAGTATCAGAGAACTGAACAATAAATACATACAGTCATTCTATTTGTTGCAGTATGGTTGCGCATCTTTGAGAATACTTGACCCTTCCAGTTTATGCCATTGCCCACATAAAATCCACCTCTAGATACCACCTAGAAGAGAATCAAAATCTTTATCAGGAAACAAGCCGATAATACATGTTATTCTTTGACTTCTTAGTTCACAAAAAATAAGTGTGAATAATTACCTCTTTGTACAAGTTATAAAGATCAAGGCGTTTGGCATTAAGGATTGCCTCAGGAAATTCAGCAAGTCCTCCATGAGGTACAAGTCGATTGTGGCCCCGCTGAATTAAAAACTGCATAACATCTTTCAAGAAGTCCTCCTAAACAAGGTAAGGAGCAGATCATTCTTCTAGCCTAATTATGTAGTTGTGCAGAATTATATGATCACAATGACCCATGAAGGTTCCAGATGTATACCTCAGAACATACTTGGATGGGCAACCTATCACATCCATGTTTCTTCATTGGCAGAGGATTCAATTGAATGACTGATGGAGTATGAGATGGCCCTGATGTTGATTTTCTATGTGCAGTTGGGGCAGAAGATACTAAACTATGCTTCACAGGTGGCGCAACCGGCAAGCTTGGCCTAACCAGATTAGTATCATGAAGCGCAGTTTCAGGTAAACCCATGAAAGGATGCATTTGTTGCTTTCGAGAATGAGGAATAGGCCTCATAGTTGCAGGTTTCAATTTAGCCTTGAAGGATGGGAACGAGGAAGGCCCTTCCATCAGATTTTTCTTGTCTTCTAAAACTCCATTTCTGCCCACCAGATTTGGTTTTGATTCTGAAGTCGCTTTAGTTCTGTCCTTGGTAAGCGAGGCTGACCATCTTGGCAGATGAAAATATGGACCATTTTCATTAACCAAATCTTTGCGCTGACTTGtgcaaaagaaaagaaggcGGTCTGCATCTCGCCTCTCAAATGAAGCAACAGGAGTACCATTAATAGAACCAATTCCAAGTGCTACCAAGCTTCTGTATGATACTTCTGGTGCTAGATGCTTCAGAACCTAAACATTCAAAGAAGAATATTAAGTTCAAGATGAACAAATACTCATTCAATCATACAAGTGAaagaaaatatgataaaaacacACAAACACATAATGAAATTCTAAGGAATGCATACTATACGCTACAAGTGTTGTAAACTAACCTGCGCTGCCCACTTAGGTAGTGTCATCCAAACTTCAAACGTAGAAGCCCCACAAGCCGTGGACATGGAAGTTAAAGGCTCACTCGATGATAACTTATCCTCATTATTTGAGAGGGCACGGACTAGCTGGCTCTTCTCAATTATTTCATTCTTGATGTGGCTCTCTAGAAGCTGCACAGACAGATGAGCACCGTATTACTTTCCAGTAGGATTAAAAAAACATATCCAAGGTCAGAGAAATATGTACCTGATCATCAAAACAAGTTTGTGCACtaccagaaacgagaagtgacaCATGGGAAGAACTGCAAGTACTGACATCACAGCGCATAGTAACCATCCCACGTGGTAAGGATGCAGCTTCAAGAGGTGGCGGAGAGGCACTGCCATACAGGAAAGCCAACAAATTAGCTTCTGCTAATGAAAACAATCTATGGCAAAGGCACATTGGCAGTTAACAACAGATTTAAGTTTCTTCAAGCAAAGAAATATCAATATTGAGGCAACTTTGACATGTGAAAGGTAGATAGCACATACGAAGGCTCATTTCTTAATACAATGGTTTTATCAATGAAGGCTCATTTGCTCATTTTTCCCATAGATGATGTTATGTTTCTAGACGTACCATCACCATTTTCTTCTAATGAATCGTAAAAGAATAATACGCATCTACAAATTGAGCATGAACTACCAACACAATTGTGCATGACAGCATGCCAACCAAATTTGGTTAAATAACTCACAGAGTCATCAATATAAGGATAAAGGAAATAGAACTATAACAGATACCTGATTCGGTTCTGCAGTTTGCTCCCACGAATCTGTGAAAAACAAAAGCCAATCATAACATGACCTCTTCAAGCGATGCAAGAATAAATCAGAAGTTCCATAGAGTTTTATATAAGAATTTCTTAACTACCAACGTGGAACATCTAATGTTTGCATGGTTGCTTTTTGTATCACATCCAAGAAATGCGGTCTGATTAATAAAAATAAACCAACTAATAGATGAAGAATGCATCTTGCAAATGGAGTACAGTAATTTCCTTGAAAAACAGCAGTCATACAGCTTATCTAGTAGTGCTTATATGTGATCTGCCTTTGTGTTGCACATCTAACTGGATTTTGTTCTAGGGTCCCTTACAGAAAACATGCATGCAAATTAGTGAATACAGGTCATGGGTATTGAAATAAAAGCATAACATTTTCCATATATCTGAATTACTACCACATACGCTAAAAAgcaatatttttttatcatatCTATTGAGAAGTAATTTTCTAAAAGAAAAAAGTGTATGGACTATGGAGTGTATTTCAGCACAGCATTAAGACCGAGGAATCATCAGTCACTTCCAAGAAAAAACAATAAGAAGTTTCCACACAATAGGGATTGTAAGCTAGAATTATTGTCCATACTTCAATATTTAGAAGTGCATTCAGACCATCTTCTAAAGAGCCCAATAAACAAGGATCCTATTGGAGAGTAAAAAGAGAATCATTAGTTTGCATTCGAATAATATAAAGAATAATGTTTGGACATAAATATAAAAGCTTACCAAGGAGCATGGCACTCCACAGAGAAGTAATTTTATGTTTATTTCTTCATCATATATTTTTATAGCTGGGGTCACTTCAGAAGAACCTTCTTCATCAACCATCTCAGTCTCAGGTGggcttatatttatttttggagCATCCCCCAGGAGACGAGGACCAAGTTTAACACTTTGCACGTGATTGTTTCTTACACAATGTAGACGGAAGGATGCATGAGCAAGCTGAAAAGCATCCCATGTATGGCTCACCGAACTGCATCCAAGCATGAGCAATTAGTTAACATTTCTACTGATGTAGATCTAATTGAAGGCGGAGGGAGAATACCTTTGAATCACTGACATCAATGCATGGCGAAAATGAGATGCAGCATAAGATGAGAATGAATTTCTCCAGTATATTACATATGGGAtcccctgaaataaaataatatcaacaTTTGCAAAGCTCCAAAAataacaaaattggttttgctTCAATCAACAAATTACGAACATGTGGCACCTAATGACTTGACAACTTGTTTAGATGTAAAGAAACATATGGAGGAAAAATGGCATGAATAGATTTGTAAACAATAAGCTAGGAGCAAAATGACATTGCTGtcgaacaaaacaaaacaaaactaaaATCCATAAAAACATGATGCTATGGGAAGCGGGCAAATACCCACTCAAGTAATAGAAggcaaaaaattatattttgcaCATTGATAGTGTCCAGCAGGACTTTTGAGTAGTAATTTTAGAGTAGTATATCTACAAACCATTGCAAAATTATAAGTATCAAAGTATTTTGAGACAAATCCACATACCATTTTCAAATGCTCAATCTCAATACACACAAAGTAATTGATGATAAATAAATTGATAGATTGACTGCATGCAACCCAAAACATAACTCTTTTgcaaatggagggagtaatgtTATAGTTGTTCAAGAGAGGTGATTATTGT
This window contains:
- the LOC120679587 gene encoding AT-rich interactive domain-containing protein 4-like, with amino-acid sequence MSQIQSFSRSNCVLLAVLCGKHAEKRVAAARSGPEVKRLRPSYPFPELSSAGRLEVHTLFNPTPEQFLEAQRVVQPNFLYIQGQQLEDEKEIGSLVWGDADVSDPQAFSTLISPPFPTIVYLEVPIGEKLAQAVHSKGIPYVIYWRNSFSSYAASHFRHALMSVIQSSVSHTWDAFQLAHASFRLHCVRNNHVQSVKLGPRLLGDAPKINISPPETEMVDEEGSSEVTPAIKIYDEEINIKLLLCGVPCSLDPCLLGSLEDGLNALLNIEIRGSKLQNRISASPPPLEAASLPRGMVTMRCDVSTCSSSHVSLLVSGSAQTCFDDQLLESHIKNEIIEKSQLVRALSNNEDKLSSSEPLTSMSTACGASTFEVWMTLPKWAAQVLKHLAPEVSYRSLVALGIGSINGTPVASFERRDADRLLFFCTSQRKDLVNENGPYFHLPRWSASLTKDRTKATSESKPNLVGRNGVLEDKKNLMEGPSSFPSFKAKLKPATMRPIPHSRKQQMHPFMGLPETALHDTNLVRPSLPVAPPVKHSLVSSAPTAHRKSTSGPSHTPSVIQLNPLPMKKHGCDRLPIQVCSEEDFLKDVMQFLIQRGHNRLVPHGGLAEFPEAILNAKRLDLYNLYKEVVSRGGFYVGNGINWKGQVFSKMRNHTATNRMTGVGNTLKRHYETYLLEYELAHDDVDGECCLLCHSSAPGDWVNCGLCGEWAHFGCDRRQGLGTFKDYAKTDGLEYICPHCSLANYKKPPLPKVANGFANTASVS